In Streptomyces canus, one DNA window encodes the following:
- a CDS encoding universal stress protein, whose amino-acid sequence MPERHVVVGVDGSLVAVRALDRAAEEAVRRGAALRIVYAVADRDEAGPVLASAASRVHERHPGLPVEARAVEGGAVRELARESGGAALTVVGTRGFGGVSGLLAGSVSRRLVAHVHGPLLVARGDHPRDEGREVLLGLESGADEAAAAYAFQEASRRGARLRVVHCATHRHATPELASPVAATSPGRQRQAQSDRAEEAVPCFGIARLREEYPGVEVDSRTVRTGPAHALLAATREAGVVVIGTHRRAGLPGPPLGPVGHVLLHHSHCPVVLVPTA is encoded by the coding sequence ATGCCTGAGCGTCATGTGGTTGTTGGAGTGGACGGTTCACTGGTCGCCGTACGGGCCTTGGACCGGGCCGCCGAGGAGGCGGTGCGCCGCGGCGCCGCGTTGCGCATCGTGTACGCCGTGGCCGACCGGGACGAGGCGGGGCCGGTCCTGGCATCGGCCGCCTCGCGAGTCCACGAGCGTCATCCCGGTCTGCCGGTGGAGGCCAGGGCCGTGGAGGGCGGCGCCGTGCGGGAGCTGGCACGGGAAAGCGGGGGCGCGGCCCTCACCGTCGTGGGCACCCGGGGGTTCGGCGGTGTCTCCGGCCTGCTGGCCGGCTCCGTGAGCCGGCGCCTGGTCGCGCACGTGCACGGTCCGCTGCTGGTCGCCCGCGGGGATCACCCTCGCGACGAGGGGCGCGAGGTGCTGCTCGGCCTGGAGAGCGGCGCCGATGAGGCCGCTGCTGCTTACGCCTTCCAGGAGGCGTCCCGGCGTGGGGCCCGGCTGCGTGTCGTGCACTGCGCGACACACCGGCACGCCACACCGGAACTGGCCTCGCCGGTGGCCGCGACGAGTCCTGGCCGGCAACGCCAGGCCCAAAGCGACCGTGCGGAAGAAGCCGTGCCGTGCTTCGGTATCGCCCGGCTGCGGGAGGAGTACCCCGGGGTCGAGGTCGACAGCCGCACGGTCCGCACCGGCCCGGCCCACGCCCTGCTGGCGGCTACCCGCGAGGCCGGCGTCGTGGTCATCGGCACGCACCGGCGTGCGGGCCTGCCCGGTCCACCACTCGGCCCGGTCGGTCATGTCCTTTTG
- a CDS encoding pyridoxamine 5'-phosphate oxidase family protein, whose product MDPNDGYRELGRQECLRLMAKAPIGRIVYTRRALPAVLPVNFTLDGDDAILLRTSAASDLVRAIDGAVVAFEADDVDAARHSGWSVVVTGTATVVTDPAERERLARTGPVSWVAAPQAVLVRIEPELVTGRELVGGRTLYGVDLPA is encoded by the coding sequence ATGGACCCCAATGACGGTTACCGCGAACTCGGGCGGCAGGAGTGCCTGCGGCTGATGGCCAAGGCGCCCATCGGCCGCATCGTCTACACGCGCCGCGCCTTGCCCGCCGTGCTGCCGGTCAACTTCACCCTGGACGGCGACGACGCGATCCTCCTGCGTACCTCCGCAGCCTCGGACCTGGTCCGCGCGATCGACGGCGCGGTGGTCGCCTTCGAGGCCGACGACGTCGATGCGGCTCGCCACTCCGGCTGGAGCGTCGTCGTCACGGGCACGGCCACAGTGGTGACCGACCCGGCCGAGCGTGAACGCCTGGCCCGCACCGGCCCGGTCTCCTGGGTGGCCGCGCCGCAGGCGGTCCTCGTCCGCATCGAGCCCGAACTGGTCACCGGACGGGAGCTCGTCGGTGGACGGACCCTGTACGGGGTGGATCTCCCCGCCTGA
- a CDS encoding carbamate kinase: MRIVIALGGNALLRRGDRPDAAVQQANVDRVTTAVAALALEHEIVITHGNEPQIGLLAMESAADPVLTAPFPLDLLGAQAEGLIGSLLVRALHDTLPGRKIAALVTHTLVRGDDPAFARPTKRVGPVYPRDVAHSLARRRGWHLAKDATGWRQVVASPAPEGIVEAETIHDLLTCGVLVICAGGGGVPVTADHDTGALTGVEAVVDKDLTAALLAEELKADFLLILTDVPNVYADYGTGHQQPVLDVTPDDLRRGGFPEDSMGPKTEAAARFVERTGGLAAIGALDAAYEIVHGRSGTLVRSDLTVG, from the coding sequence GTGCGTATCGTCATCGCCCTCGGCGGCAACGCCCTGCTGCGCCGGGGTGATCGCCCCGACGCGGCCGTACAGCAGGCGAACGTCGACCGGGTGACCACCGCCGTCGCCGCCCTCGCCCTCGAACACGAGATCGTCATCACTCATGGCAACGAGCCGCAGATCGGCCTGCTCGCCATGGAGAGCGCGGCCGACCCGGTCCTGACCGCCCCCTTCCCGCTCGACCTGCTCGGCGCCCAGGCCGAGGGCCTGATCGGCTCGCTGCTGGTCCGGGCCCTGCACGACACGCTTCCCGGACGCAAGATCGCCGCACTCGTCACCCACACCCTGGTACGGGGCGACGATCCGGCGTTCGCGCGGCCCACGAAGCGCGTGGGCCCCGTGTATCCCCGGGACGTCGCCCACTCTCTCGCGCGAAGGCGCGGCTGGCACCTCGCCAAGGACGCCACCGGGTGGCGTCAGGTCGTCGCCTCACCTGCGCCCGAGGGGATCGTGGAGGCCGAGACCATCCATGACCTGCTCACCTGCGGCGTGCTGGTCATCTGCGCCGGCGGCGGGGGCGTTCCCGTCACCGCCGACCACGACACCGGCGCGCTGACCGGTGTCGAGGCGGTCGTGGACAAGGACCTCACGGCCGCCCTGCTCGCCGAGGAACTCAAGGCCGACTTCCTGCTGATCCTCACCGACGTGCCGAACGTCTACGCCGACTACGGCACCGGGCACCAGCAGCCCGTCCTCGACGTCACCCCCGACGATCTGCGGCGCGGCGGCTTCCCCGAGGACTCGATGGGCCCCAAGACGGAGGCCGCCGCCCGGTTCGTCGAACGCACAGGCGGTCTGGCCGCTATTGGTGCCCTCGACGCCGCGTACGAGATCGTCCACGGGCGGTCCGGGACCCTCGTTCGCTCCGACCTGACCGTCGGCTGA
- a CDS encoding universal stress protein produces the protein MLQHVTAGVDGSTESLAAAHWAAREALRRGAALRLVHAWTWHPRPAASVPLGTSQRGWAQQTLDGAAGSVRAAHPGLRIVEQLVSGSAVDALLAAPEETEPLVLGSRGLGGVAGFLVGSVSQRVVARSVRPVVLVRAGEAAADEHLPASDGVSPEEIPGTPYRDVVLGLDTRRPCDELIEFAFEVAGRYGAALRVLHAFSVPSADGADLPAVTGAGPELLAAQERAVVATLRPWCEKFPEISVTETVSEGRAAAALVRASSGASLVVVGRRIRDGHLGTHIGPVTHAALHHVGCPVAVVPHA, from the coding sequence ATGCTTCAGCACGTCACCGCAGGAGTCGACGGTTCCACCGAGAGCCTCGCGGCCGCACACTGGGCGGCCCGGGAAGCCCTGCGTCGCGGAGCCGCGTTGAGGCTGGTGCACGCGTGGACCTGGCATCCCCGCCCGGCCGCCTCCGTACCCCTGGGCACGAGCCAGCGCGGGTGGGCCCAGCAGACCCTGGACGGAGCGGCCGGCAGCGTCCGGGCCGCACACCCAGGGCTGCGGATCGTCGAGCAGTTGGTGTCCGGCTCCGCAGTCGACGCCCTGCTCGCCGCGCCCGAGGAGACGGAGCCGCTGGTGCTGGGCTCCCGCGGGCTCGGCGGTGTCGCGGGCTTCCTGGTCGGATCCGTGTCCCAGCGGGTCGTGGCCAGGTCGGTGCGCCCCGTGGTGCTCGTCCGGGCGGGCGAGGCCGCCGCCGACGAACACCTTCCGGCGTCCGACGGTGTCTCGCCGGAGGAGATTCCCGGAACCCCGTACCGCGATGTCGTCCTGGGGCTGGACACCCGGCGCCCCTGCGACGAGCTGATCGAGTTCGCCTTCGAGGTCGCCGGGCGCTACGGCGCCGCACTGCGTGTGCTCCACGCCTTCAGCGTTCCGTCGGCCGACGGAGCCGACCTGCCCGCGGTGACGGGGGCGGGGCCGGAGCTACTGGCGGCACAGGAACGCGCCGTCGTCGCGACGCTGCGTCCGTGGTGCGAGAAGTTCCCCGAGATCTCCGTGACCGAGACCGTCTCCGAAGGCAGGGCGGCCGCCGCGCTGGTGCGCGCGTCGTCCGGTGCTTCCCTCGTCGTCGTGGGGCGCCGCATCCGGGACGGTCACCTCGGCACGCACATCGGTCCCGTGACGCACGCGGCACTGCACCACGTCGGCTGCCCCGTCGCCGTCGTACCGCACGCCTGA
- a CDS encoding Crp/Fnr family transcriptional regulator, giving the protein MNAPASAGMLQALPAQHRHRLMRFAREVSFPQGARLFEEGGRADRFWIIRTGTVALDMHVPGRRAAVIETLDHNQLLGWSWLFAPHSWHLGAEATSPVRAYEFDATAVRSMCRDDPALGASVAQWVGDVLAHRLRSSRTRLLDLYAPYGSGSLL; this is encoded by the coding sequence ATGAACGCTCCCGCCTCGGCCGGCATGCTGCAGGCACTGCCCGCCCAGCACCGTCATCGGTTGATGCGTTTCGCCCGGGAGGTGTCGTTCCCGCAGGGCGCCCGCCTCTTCGAGGAAGGCGGCAGGGCGGATCGGTTCTGGATCATCCGTACGGGCACCGTCGCCCTGGACATGCACGTGCCCGGCCGCCGCGCGGCCGTCATCGAGACCCTCGACCACAACCAACTCCTCGGCTGGTCCTGGCTGTTCGCCCCGCACAGCTGGCATCTGGGTGCCGAGGCGACCAGCCCGGTGCGCGCCTACGAGTTCGACGCCACCGCGGTCCGCTCGATGTGCCGGGACGACCCCGCGCTCGGCGCGAGCGTCGCCCAGTGGGTGGGGGACGTCCTCGCCCACCGCCTGCGCTCGTCCCGCACCCGGCTGCTGGACCTGTACGCCCCCTACGGCAGCGGCAGCCTCCTGTGA
- a CDS encoding CBS domain-containing protein produces MHGSPHIVSDVMTQTVAAIGRGASFKEIVRMMHDWKVSALPVLEGEGRVVGVVSEADLLPKEEFRDSDPDRYTQLRRLSDLAKAGAVTAGELMTSPALTVHANATLAQAARTMAHAKVKRLPVVDDLGMLQGVVSRADLLKVFLREDEDIAEEVRREVVSYLFPTPASSAGVSVRDGVVTLSGRIRDASLVPVAARLIRAVEGVVDVEFDVSEHGRSR; encoded by the coding sequence ATGCACGGCAGCCCGCACATCGTCAGCGACGTCATGACCCAGACCGTCGCCGCCATCGGCCGGGGCGCCTCCTTCAAGGAGATCGTGCGGATGATGCACGACTGGAAGGTCAGCGCCCTGCCCGTCCTGGAGGGCGAGGGCCGCGTCGTCGGGGTGGTGTCCGAGGCCGACCTGCTGCCCAAGGAGGAGTTCCGCGACAGCGACCCCGACCGGTACACCCAGCTGCGCCGCCTGTCCGACCTCGCGAAGGCCGGCGCGGTGACCGCGGGAGAGCTGATGACCTCGCCGGCCCTCACCGTCCACGCGAACGCGACGCTCGCTCAGGCCGCACGGACCATGGCGCACGCGAAGGTCAAGAGGCTGCCGGTCGTCGACGACCTGGGCATGCTGCAGGGCGTCGTCAGCCGCGCCGACCTGCTGAAGGTGTTCCTCCGCGAGGACGAGGACATCGCGGAGGAGGTCCGTCGCGAGGTGGTGTCGTACCTCTTCCCCACGCCTGCGTCCTCCGCAGGCGTCTCGGTACGGGACGGTGTCGTGACCCTCAGCGGCCGGATCCGGGATGCGTCCCTGGTGCCCGTGGCAGCACGGCTGATCCGGGCGGTCGAGGGGGTCGTGGACGTGGAGTTCGACGTCTCCGAGCACGGCCGTTCACGGTGA
- a CDS encoding flavodoxin domain-containing protein has translation MTGTVLVTYGTTNGSTAQIAETIADVLRKSGLTVEALPAQAVPTVTAYDAVVVGGGLYAGRWQKDARRFLRRHRHDLAERPLWLFSSGPLDASASEREIPPVPGVKKAMVELDARDHVTFGGCLEEGAKGWVARMILRNGKGGDFRDFTAIETWAAHVADELTPP, from the coding sequence ATGACCGGCACCGTGTTGGTCACCTACGGAACCACGAACGGATCGACCGCGCAGATCGCCGAAACCATAGCCGACGTCCTGCGCAAGAGCGGGCTGACGGTCGAGGCCCTTCCGGCCCAGGCCGTCCCGACTGTGACGGCGTACGACGCGGTGGTGGTCGGCGGCGGACTGTACGCCGGGCGCTGGCAGAAGGACGCGCGCCGGTTCCTCCGCCGGCACCGCCACGACTTGGCCGAACGCCCGCTGTGGCTGTTCAGCAGCGGCCCGCTCGACGCCTCGGCCTCGGAACGGGAGATCCCGCCCGTGCCCGGAGTGAAGAAGGCCATGGTCGAGCTCGACGCCAGGGATCACGTCACCTTCGGGGGGTGCCTGGAGGAGGGCGCGAAGGGTTGGGTCGCACGGATGATCCTCCGCAATGGAAAGGGCGGGGACTTCCGCGACTTCACCGCGATCGAGACGTGGGCGGCACATGTCGCCGACGAGCTGACGCCCCCATAG
- a CDS encoding CBS domain-containing protein, whose translation MRHNKVGSVMTTEVVRATYGTPLKEVARLLAAHRISGLPVVDDEDKVIGVISETDLVARQAATPGPHEPHRRLAFSGLTRTARRQAAKAHARTAGRLMSEPPVTAHADDTVVEAARTMARHQVERLPVLDEADRLVGIVTRRDLLQVFLRPDGDIRDEVIEDVLGRTLWLPPRSIDVSVVQGVVTLTGHMERKSETVIALSMIARIDGVVGVVDKLTYRLDDARLHPQEQALHGVADDWLRKM comes from the coding sequence ATGAGGCACAACAAGGTCGGCTCCGTGATGACCACGGAGGTCGTCCGCGCCACATACGGCACTCCGTTGAAGGAGGTCGCCAGGCTGCTCGCGGCCCACCGGATCAGCGGGCTGCCGGTGGTCGACGACGAAGACAAGGTCATCGGCGTCATCTCCGAAACGGACCTGGTGGCGCGCCAGGCGGCCACCCCTGGACCGCACGAACCGCATCGTCGCCTCGCGTTCTCCGGGCTGACACGCACTGCCCGGCGGCAGGCAGCGAAGGCGCACGCCCGCACCGCCGGCCGGCTCATGTCCGAGCCGCCCGTCACCGCCCACGCCGACGACACCGTCGTCGAGGCCGCCCGCACCATGGCCCGGCATCAGGTGGAACGTCTGCCGGTGCTCGACGAGGCGGACCGGCTGGTCGGCATCGTCACCCGCCGTGACCTGCTCCAGGTGTTCCTCCGGCCTGACGGGGACATCCGCGACGAGGTGATCGAGGACGTACTGGGACGCACCCTGTGGCTTCCGCCCCGCAGCATCGACGTGTCCGTTGTGCAGGGCGTCGTCACGCTCACCGGCCACATGGAACGCAAGAGCGAGACGGTGATCGCCCTGTCGATGATCGCGCGGATCGACGGCGTGGTCGGCGTGGTCGACAAGCTCACCTACCGACTGGACGACGCGCGCCTGCACCCCCAGGAGCAGGCGCTGCACGGCGTGGCCGACGACTGGCTGCGCAAGATGTGA